In one window of Prionailurus bengalensis isolate Pbe53 chromosome B3, Fcat_Pben_1.1_paternal_pri, whole genome shotgun sequence DNA:
- the FLRT2 gene encoding leucine-rich repeat transmembrane protein FLRT2: MGLQTTQWPSRGAFFLKSWLLISLGLYSQMSKTLACPSVCRCDRNFVYCNERSLTSVPLGIPEGVTVLYLHNNQINNAGFPAELHNVRSVHTVYLYGNQLDEFPMNLPKNVRVLHLQENNIQTISRAALAQLLKLEELHLDDNSISTVGVEDGAFREAVSLKLLFLSKNHLSSVPVGLPVDLQELRVDENRIAVISDMAFQNLTSLERLIVDGNLLTNKGIAEGTFSHLTKLKEFSIVRNSLSHPPPDLPGTHLIRLYLQDNQINHIPLTAFSNLRKLERLDISNNQLRVLTQGVFDNLSNLKQLTARNNPWFCDCSIKWVTEWLKYIPSSLNVRGFMCQGPEQVRGMAVRELNMNLLSCPTTTPGLPVFTPAPSTASPTTQPSTLSVPTPSRSYMPLTPTTAKLPTIPDWDGRERVTPPISERIQLSIHFVNDTSIQVSWLSLFTVMAYKLTWVKMGHSLVGGIVQERIVSGEKQHLSLVNLEPRSTYRICLVPLDAFNYRAVEDTICSEATTHASYLNNGSNTASSHEQTTSRSMGSPFLLAGLIGGAVIFVLVVLLSVFCWHMHKKGRYTSQKWKYNRGRRKDDYCEAGTKKDNSILEMTETSFQIVSLNNDQLLKGDFRLQPLYTPNGGINYTDCHIPNNMRYCNSSVPDLEHCHT; this comes from the coding sequence ATGGGCCTACAGACCACACAGTGGCCCAGCCGTGGGGCTTTTTTCCTGAAGTCCTGGCTTCTCATTTCCCTGGGGCTCTACTCACAAATGTCAAAAACCTTGGCGTGCCCTAGCGTGTGCCGCTGCGACAGGAACTTTGTCTACTGTAATGAGCGAAGCTTGACCTCAGTGCCTCTTGGGATCCCGGAGGGCGTAACCGTACTCTACCTCCACAACAACCAAATTAATAATGCTGGATTTCCCGCAGAACTGCACAATGTACGGTCGGTGCACACGGTCTACCTTTATGGCAACCAACTGGATGAATTCCCCATGAACCTTCCCAAGAACGTCAGAGTCCTCCATTTGCAGGAAAACAACATTCAGACCATTTCGCGGGCTGCTCTCGCCCAGCTCTTGAAGCTGGAAGAGCTTCACCTGGATGACAACTCTATATCCACGGTGGGGGTGGAAGATGGGGCCTTCCGGGAGGCTGTGAGCCTCAAACTGTTGTTCCTATCCAAGAATCACCTGAGCAGCGTGCCCGTTGGGCTTCCTGTGGATTTGCAAGAGCTGAGAGTGGATGAAAATCGTATCGCTGTCATATCAGACATGGCCTTTCAGAACCTCACGAGCTTAGAGCGTCTGATCGTGGATGGGAACCTCCTGACTAACAAGGGCATTGCCGAGGGTACCTTCAGTCATCTCACCAAGCTCAAGGAATTTTCCATTGTTCGGAATTcactctcccacccccctcctgaTCTCCCAGGTACACATCTGATCAGGCTCTATCTGCAGGACAACCAGATCAACCACATCCCTTTGACGGCCTTCTCAAATCTTCGCAAGCTGGAACGCCTGGACATATCCAACAATCAACTGCGCGTGTTGACTCAAGGGGTCTTTGATAATCTCTCCAACCTGAAGCAGCTCACTGCTCGGAATAACCCCTGGTTTTGTGACTGCAGTATTAAATGGGTCACAGAATGGCTCAAATACATCCCTTCATCTCTCAACGTGCGAGGTTTCATGTGCCAAGGGCCCGAGCAAGTCCGGGGGATGGCTGTCAGGGAGCTGAATATGAATCTTTTGTCATGCCCCACCACGACCCCTGGGCTGCCCGTCTTTACCCCAGCTCCAAGTACAGCCTCGCCAACGACCCAGCCTTCCACGCTCTCTGTCCCAACCCCTAGCAGAAGCTACATGCCTCTGACTCCCACCACAGCCAAACTTCCCACGATCCCTGACTGggatggcagagaaagagtgacCCCGCCTATTTCTGAACGGATCCAACTCTCTATCCATTTTGTGAATGACACGTCCATCCAAGtcagctggctctctctctttaccGTGATGGCATACAAACTCACGTGGGTGAAAATGGGCCACAGTTTAGTAGGGGGCATTGTTCAGGAACGCATAGTCAGCGGTGAGAAACAGCACTTGAGCCTGGTTAATTTAGAGCCCAGATCCACCTATCGGATTTGTTTAGTGCCACTGGATGCTTTTAACTACCGAGCTGTGGAAGATACCATTTGTTCCGAGGCCACCACCCATGCCTCATATTTGAACAATGGCAGCAACACGGCTTCCAGCCACGAGCAGACGACTTCCCGCAGCATGGGCTCCCCTTTTCTGCTGGCGGGCCTGATCGGGGGCGCGGTGATATTTGTGCTCGTGGTCTTGCTCAGCGTCTTTTGCTGGCACATGCACAAAAAGGGGCGCTACACCTCCCAGAAGTGGAAATACAACCGAGGGCGGCGGAAAGACGACTACTGCGAGGCGGGCACCAAGAAAGACAATTCCATCCTGGAGATGACAGAAACCAGCTTTCAGATCGTCTCCTTAAATAACGATCAGCTCCTTAAAGGAGATTTCAGACTGCAGCCCCTTTATACCCCAAACGGGGGCATTAATTACACGGACTGCCATATCCCCAACAACATGCGATACTGTAACAGCAGTGTGCCAGACCTGGAGCACTGCCACACGTGA